In a genomic window of Vigna angularis cultivar LongXiaoDou No.4 chromosome 6, ASM1680809v1, whole genome shotgun sequence:
- the LOC108342614 gene encoding uncharacterized protein LOC108342614: protein MAPNPESETGSGLRKRNGTSISELISELRDSFLTSDFDRVEKVLLAREERLEAELDEKEREIGSLREKMAIERLGRINAELELEKLRQKKVVRSDNGFGLDCEIVVKREKCNVDGGGEVEGGKVGALGKKERRVAALESEKERNVCEQKKEVVGISRSLSLKTNEGGLGASELGKIEDAIIIGNDEDEATLDKETGNDHQSSAAAAFQKKTGLTSSIGNLKRKFVSSPKLDANVLKGLDSDDSSSSSSSSSSSSSSSPFDMDSLPLPKNKKTRTDATSFRLNSLQR from the exons ATGGCCCCAAACCCGGAATCCGAAACCGGGTCGGGTCTGAGGAAGCGAAACGGAACGAGCATCTCCGAGTTGATTTCCGAGTTGCGCGACTCGTTCCTGACTAGCGACTTTGACCGAGTCGAGAAGGTGTTATTGGCGCGGGAAGAGAGGCTGGAGGCAGAGCTCGACGAGAAGGAGAGAGAAATTGGGTCCCTCAGAGAAAAAATGGCTATTGAGAGGTTGGGGAGGATCAATGCGGAGTTGGAACTGGAGAAGCTGAGGCAGAAGAAGGTGGTGAGGAGTGATAATGGATTTGGTTTGGATTGTGAGATTGTTGTGAAGAGGGAAAAATGCaatgttgatggtggtggtgaaGTGGAAGGTGGAAAGGTTGGAGCTTTGGGAAAAAAGGAGAGAAGGGTTGCTGCCTTGGAGAGTGAGAAGGAGAGGAATGTTTGTGAGCAGAAGAAGGAAGTGGTTGGAATCAGTCGCTCTTTGTCTTTGAAGACAAACGAAGGTGGTTTAGGTGCTTCAg AATTGGGGAAAATTGAGGATGCTATTATTATAggaaatgatgaagatgaagcaACATTGGACAAGGAGACTGGTAATGACCATCAAAGTTCAGCAGCAGCAGCATTCCAGAAAAAGACAGGATTGACTTCAAGCATTGGGAATCTGAAAAGGAAATTTGTTTCTTCGCCCAAATTGGATGCGAATGTCTTGAAGGGCTTAGATAGTGATGATTCCTCTTCTAGTTCAAGTTCCAGTTCCAGTTCTAGTTCTTCTAGTCCATTTGATATGGATAGTCTACCTCTTCCAAAGAATAAGAAAACTAGAACAGATGCAACAAGTTTTAGATTGAATTCATTACAAAGGTAA